The nucleotide sequence GATTTCAGATCAATCGTTCAACAGTTAACCGGACTCGGTTCAACTTCTTCCGTCAATCCTCCTCCGCAAGCGAACCCACCAAAACCTCCAAATTCACGGCTGGTTAAAGTTAGACCTGCTCCGTTGACCCAAGTCAACCATCCTCCACTTCAACCTCCCGTTCAATCTGTTCCTATCGCTTCTGAACCGGTTCAGCCTGTTAACCAATTTTCGGGTAACCCAGCCGAATCGCCCATCTCGGCTTATATGCGTTACCTAATCGAATCAAGCCCTGGGGGAAACCGGTCTCAgccacaaaaccaaaatccggTTCAACCATCAACCGGATTATTTCCTTCACATCAAACCGGTCCTAATCCAGTACCATTTCAATCTCCAGCTTCACAGTTTGTTTTGTCACCTCCACCAAGGTCGCCGTTTCCGTTGTTTTCACCTAATTTTGCATTCTCGCCACGGTTTTTAGGTGGTAGTGAATCGATGCCACCACCATCACCGGGCTTTTTCTTTCCGTTGCTTAGTCCATTATGGAAAAATCAATAGCTTAATTAGTAGAAGTGTATTTAATAATCCTTTCATCAATCAAGTGTTCCTAAGTTGTAAGCACTAATGTAATATGTACTAGCTAGAGACCTATATCAAAATGACTATATAAAATGTCTTataattatgttattattataaaattatcttttttttatatcaaataacCATTTCATGTATCGTAAATTACTAAATCTTGTCTAAGTGTCTAACCTATTTTcgtgatttctttttttttctttttcaagttttGTCAGTAGAAGTTGGATTTCAAGAATTTGGTGTCACATCATTTAGTTTCATTACAAATCCAAACTATGAAATGTTGTTGTTAGAAAATTGTGTGAAAATATCATTGTTTGAATTCGTTGGAACTAAGAGACGCACGCACCTACCTTTATAACATGTACCAAGCGAGCTTGCTTAACTTTGTTAGGGGGCATAATAATAAGCCCATAACGATAGTTTTGTCAAGAGGCAGGTACATTCGATATGGCTGAGACATGATAACTcgaaaaaatatacaaaattctaaatattaagATTATAACAGGTAAAGCCTTGAGGGAATGAATCCAACATGTATATATCATACTCAATCATAAAAGACATCACAAACTTTGACTATCCTTACGATAGatcgagacaaaaaaaaaaaagagtttaaaattCAATGGGATATAAGAGATAGATTTTCAAACTTTAGTTACCCCATTCCATCataatgaaaccaaaaaaagaagtttgatGTTAATGATTAAGGTCATGGTGCTGACAAATCCTATCTTCTAATTGGTTCACCATCATTAAAGTCTGGACCCGAtgattttttaccttttttgtttcattttttatcCTCCAATcaataaaacccaaatttaactTTCTGacttttattgttgttgttgttaaccaAGTTGGCAACTTGTAGTACCCACTAGATTTGTCCCTTTCCCTAATGGAATAAAACTAGAAGCATCTTCAGTTCCTTTACTGTTGCCTCAATTACTAAATACAACAATTAACAACTTTATAGAAAAAACTAATCATTATACTTTATCAAAATGTTATAACGATTATATTTGATAATGTATattttatgtctttttatttaaatgtttcttataaataaataattttctgtGTAAAAACAGTGACAATATCACACTCTATATTTATTTGGGACTAGTTTCTGATTTACATCGAATAATTTATCTGCATGTAACATGATGTTACTGTAAAAAATTTTGTGTGTACATTAAATGATGTTTAAGACagataattacaaaatatttaattaattaactactacaaaaaaacaatttcatgcGATAACcaaattagaaaaatgaaaacagtaaTAAATAAGCATAAGtttcccaaaacaaaacacttgttaaaaaagaagaagaagaagtaatagTACTAGTGTACTACAAAATGGAACGTGGCTCCCACaatttgcagaaaataaaaaaggagtGGCTCCAAATCCCATACTTTCTCGTCGTCCAACCATATTTGAAATAGATTTTTATGCAACGAAAGTCTTTGAAGTGTTGTTGTCTCATGATGGTTGTAGGATCGTCCCACTCTAGATTCTCTAATAATCCCGggaaagaaaatacaaagaacGAACagatgagtaaaaaaaaaagtgaatccaGTAATAGATTTTGATTGGTATATGATTTACACTATCTCACTATATCaaaagatatacaaaataaattacacTATTAGGCTTAACTagtattttcaaaatgtttaaGCTTCCTTTCCCTTAAAATAGAAACTGCAAAATAAGAGAGTCCAATTTGTAGTATCAGTGCTGGGCTTTTTCGTCTTTCAAAGCCTTTTTTGAGAGCGATATTTAgcacaaaatatgaaaatactattttttttttgcttactaCTGTACgtaaccaaaaaatgaaaaaacaaaataaaagagctgtagaattaaaaagaataaaatgaaCCTACGGAGCAGATGATTTTTGTCACGaaataattttgtcattttatattttgacttTGATTAGTAACTCTGTATCCTTGTGATATGGAAATACCGCTTAAAAACTGATCAATCACAAAAACGATATTGGAAACGTTACTCATAATCTAATACTATCGTTTAccatttttttctatctattacaaaaatttatacTGTTCTATATTATTACCATTTACCAATATTGACTCTTACTATTGCTGTTTTTACAGATATTCAGCTTATACCgttttttataacaaaacttATTTACTAGAAGCCAATGATGGTGAACCAATTGAACAAAAATACGTTATGAAAACATTACCAGAAGATACAGTACTATGAGAGATCCAAGCAGATGAGCCTTAATAATATTGGTATGGAGTTTTAACCTAAcctaatctataaaataaaataaaccgaatataaccaaaaaagagaaagaaaaaaaaaacctaacttaAAAAGACAAACTTACGTAATTTTATCttgttacaatttttaaaaaaaataaaacacatctTGTTTAATTTAGAACCTAACGAACTACTATAATTAGTAAGGCACCCTTCCTAGTTTCATTATAGAATTAGTAACTTATATATCGAACATTTCAATTTCCAATAATCCAGGAGAGACTTGAtgatgttaaaaacaaaaaacatgaaaacaataatcaaattacaattgatcaccacaaacaaaaacgaaaataaaattaaaaatcccccaatttttgttttgttttgttccccccccaaatctcatcatcacctcacctgaaatgaagaagaagagtttgttcCGTCAccggagttgttgttgttgttgttgttgttacgaTTCATAGCTTCAGTAATGGAAGCAAGTTTCTGAAGATTCAATCTAATCACCGTATCAGCAAACAAACGTGTGTCTTCCTCCGAGTTACCTTCCGGCACATCCACGACGTACGATTCCAAAACAACGGTCCAGATccgtt is from Camelina sativa cultivar DH55 chromosome 20, Cs, whole genome shotgun sequence and encodes:
- the LOC104771935 gene encoding protein HAIKU1-like; this encodes MDDQRNRANDYHNNDHHHQHHLGVNKMGKNIRKDASNQQNQQQNPQALVYNINKTDFRSIVQQLTGLGSTSSVNPPPQANPPKPPNSRLVKVRPAPLTQVNHPPLQPPVQSVPIASEPVQPVNQFSGNPAESPISAYMRYLIESSPGGNRSQPQNQNPVQPSTGLFPSHQTGPNPVPFQSPASQFVLSPPPRSPFPLFSPNFAFSPRFLGGSESMPPPSPGFFFPLLSPLWKNQ